Proteins found in one Fusarium oxysporum Fo47 chromosome V, complete sequence genomic segment:
- a CDS encoding VPS4-associated protein 1, translating into MATTFPNIYTLRKVAETAAKACDICYKSSTSVLITPDQKDFFFVCPVHLKDRYFCTPKIDEEAAKRKREKELEEEKERVKKEYEEKQKKKKEKEEKKEKEKDKDKKEKDGDKEKDKEDKDEKKDEDKDKEDKSPPPEEEPRVFELKTAFYQQRLLKKRQAEAAKADRERASKPGYFPSVPSDAPSR; encoded by the exons ATGGCGACTACGTTTCCGAATATCTACACGCTCCGCAAAGTTGCTGAGACAGCGGCCAAAGCATGCGATATCTGCTACAAGTCGAGCACCTCAGTGCTAATCACACCTGATCAAAAG GATTTCTTCTTTGTTTGCCCGGTTCACCTCAAGGATCGGTACTTTTGCACGCCAAAGATTGATGAGGAGGCtgcgaagaggaagagggagaaggagttagaggaggagaaggagagggtTAAGAAAGAGTAcgaggagaagcagaagaagaagaaagaaaaggaagagaagaaggagaaagaaaaggataaggataagaaggaaaaggatgGGGATAAGGAGAAAGACAAGGAGGAtaaagatgagaagaaggatgaagacAAG gacaaggaagacaaaTCCCCCCCTCCTGAGGAAGAGCCTCGTGTGTTTGAGCTGAAAAC GGCCTTTTACCAGCAaagattgttgaagaagcggcAAGCCGAGGCTGCAAAAGCTGATCGGGAACGAGCATCAAAGCCTGGCTATTTTCCTTCTGTGCCCTCTGATGCGCCCAGTCGATAG
- a CDS encoding uncharacterized protein (expressed protein): protein MGAFIIILLISRSLSFNFFFCVCLLKIRVCRSFLFLGVIPPSAIEVDVGNLWHWVCAL from the coding sequence ATGGGGGcgttcatcatcattctctTGATTTCTCGTTCTTTGTCATTTAACTTCTTTTTTTGTGTCTGTCTTCTCAAGATTCGGGTTTGTCGTTCCTTTTTGTTTTTGGGTGTGATTCCCCCCAGCGCAATAGAGGTGGATGTGGGAAACTTGTGGCATTGGGTGTGCGCCTTATGA
- a CDS encoding mitochondrial 37S ribosomal protein YmS-T, with the protein MTGRHKAIRLPPLKTLRVHNPKRQVENPCIAIMSSVLACWASAGYNATGCAAVENQLRKCMDGPAPPPAGTNTINYHLARMQKYMTGPRKQK; encoded by the exons ATGACCGGCCGACACAAAGCAATTCGTCTTCCACCTCTGAAGACCCTGCGCGTCCACAACCCCAAGCGCCAGGTCGAGAATCCCTgcatcgccatcatgtcCAGCGTTCTCG CATGCTGGGCCTCAGCAGGCTACAACGCAACGGGCTGCGCAGCAGTAGAGAACCAGCTCCGCAAATGCATGGACGGTCCGGCTCCTCCCCCCGCGGGCACGAATACGATTAACTACCATCTCGCACGAATGCAAAAGTACATGACCGGGCCGAGGAAGCAAAAGTAG
- a CDS encoding LITAF-like zinc ribbon domain-containing protein — protein sequence MEKPTPNPEHHQHHPHHSLEHDNQQPSGYKSRDFGSPLEPELEEQDPQSVPIHTLQSLSAPVVCPKCGVRAMTITRLKSGSFALALAGIALITNCWLLVPLPFLMSSTKDVLHQCGNCKILIAEWHRRGRTEVLAYPEVNGAEDENKDEVEVEVKVEDKSRESHLL from the exons ATGGAGAAACCTA CACCTAATCCCgagcatcatcagcatcaccctcatcactcCCTCGAGCATGATAACCAACAACCTTCAGGCTACAAGTCCCGCGACTTCGGCTCACCGCTCGAGCCGGAGCTAGAGGAGCAGGACCCCCAGAGTGTGCCGATCCATACACTGCAAAGCCTGAGTGCACCAGTTGTTTGCCCAAAGTGTGGAGTAAGGGCCATGACTATCACAAGGTTGAAATCTGGTAGTTTCGCTCT TGCCCTCGCCGGGATTGCGCTCATCACTAATTGCTGGCTGCTGGTACCTCTTCCCTTTCTTATGTCCTCGACCAAGGATGTTCTTCATCAGTGTGGTAATTGTAAAATACTTATTGCTGAGTGGCACCGAAGGGGTCGTACTGAAGTCCTCGCCTACCCAGAAGTGAACGgggctgaggatgagaataaggatgaggttgaggttgaggtcaAGGTCGAGGATAAGTCGAGGGAAAGTCACTTGCTTTGA